A genomic region of Arachis stenosperma cultivar V10309 chromosome 9, arast.V10309.gnm1.PFL2, whole genome shotgun sequence contains the following coding sequences:
- the LOC130950864 gene encoding protein HEADING DATE REPRESSOR 1: MVMDDALNGFSPVSTPTIYWKSRKRSAGWRKTEVSENGADTLPNQKVTPPPAPPVASEENQDLTPASELSERRKALFEPLEPITNSNGRRLRPSNESLLPPPDFDSADYPKGWLIGKKRKLVNVDVVESMRRIAVQEMNRKDREIDGLNEQLEEDSRVLEHLQIQLLEEKSKRARVERENTMLQEQVNMLMNMLQEAEQMGDEGNDEQMGDEGREEP, from the exons atggTGATGGATGATGCTTTGAATGGCTTCTCTCCTGTTTCCACTCCTACCATTTACTGGAAATCTAGAAAGAGATCAg CTGGCTGGAGGAAAACAGAGGTATCAGAAAATGGGGCTGATACATTGCCAAACCAAAAGGTTACTCCTCCGCCGGCGCCACCAGTTGCTAGTGAGGAGAACCAGGACTTGACACCAGCTTCTGAGCTTTCGGAGCGTAGAAAGGCCTTGTTTGAACCATTAGAACCTATAACAAATAGTAATGGCCGACGGCTACGACCCTCCAATGAGTCCTTGCTTCCACCCCCTGACTTTGATTCTGCAGACTATCCCAAGGGATGGCTGATCGGAAAGAAGCGCAAGCTTGTCAATGTGGATGTCGTCGAAAGCATGAGAAGGATTGCTGTCCAAGAAATGAACCGAAAG GACAGGGAAATAGATGGCCTAAATGAACAACTGGAGGAGGATTCAAGAGTCTTGGAGCACTTGCAAATCCAGCTTTTGGAAGAAAAGAGCAAGCGCGCTCGAGTCGAAAGAGAAAACACAATGCTTCAAGAGCAAGTTAACATGCTCATGAACATGTTGCAAGAAGCAGAACAAATGGGAGATGAGGGAAATGATGAACAAATGGGGGATGAAGGCAGAGAGGAACCATAA
- the LOC130950861 gene encoding uncharacterized protein LOC130950861, translating to MVQLMRSDHQCLKKVKLESNEDHDLPSLHKRPKFDSPPKSDDSIAVPTAGSYNPLDEPSPLGLRLRKSPSLLDLIQMKLSQQQDDNASAMALASKKDHKAGAKAAASSSATDSKLKASNFPGTVLKIGTWEYKSRYEGDLVAKCYFAKHKLVWEVLDGCLKNKIEIPWSDIMAIKANYPDDSPGTLEVVLARRPLFFREINPQPRKHTLWQATSDFTGGQASLHRRHFLQCPQGLLGKHFEKLIQCDPRLNYLSQQGEIVLDCPCFETSNGIEDQVEPSCLDRKSDMQAGFFGLRDVESGSAAQSSSSKSEHNLGKAFENVSQEITSPSSVNTHAVRDLGNRGAETLKILSNLDQIKLSGLHPSMSMNDLVNHIETCISEQMASGNPNFAVGDGQLSRSILEEFTQCLFNDNTQLAAAVPDEHYVMSRVNSLCCLLQKDNINNNPSTVTTGTMRRNGNNGVDADANGKIGGGESNNNNNTNQCKSKGIDLELNQQDGDGSGCNKQQGSSGLARKESVGDLLLNLPRIASLPQFLFPMPEDSVNQVR from the exons ATGGTTCAGCTAATGAGATCCGACCACCAGTGCCTGAAAAAGGTGAAGCTTGAATCCAATGAAGATCATGACCTTCCTTCTCTTCACAAGCGTCCCAAATTCGATTCTCCACCTAAG AGTGATGATTCAATTGCGGTTCCTACAGCAGGTTCTTACAATCCCTTGGATGAGCCAAGCCCCTTGGGTTTGCGTCTCAGGAAGAGTCCTTCCCTTTTGGATTTGATTCAGATGAAGCTCtcacagcaacaagatgataaCGCTTCCGCAATGGCACTTGCCAGTAAGAAAGATCATAAGGCTGGTGCCAAagctgctgcttcttcttctgccACTGATTCTAAGCTCAAGGCCTCTAATTTCCCTGGCACAGTATTGAAGATTGGGACTTGGGAG TATAAGTCTAGATATGAAGGGGATTTGGTGGCAAAATGTTACTTTGCTAAGCATAAGCTTGTTTGGGAAGTGCTTGATGGTTGTCTTAAGAACAAGATTGAAATCCCTTGGTCTGATATCATGGCTATCAAAGCAAACTATCCTGATGATTCCCCTGGAACACTTGAAGTAGTG CTGGCTAGAAGACCCTTGTTCTTTAGGGAGATCAATCCACAACCAAGGAAGCATACCTTGTGGCAAGCAACATCAGATTTTACTGGTGGACAAGCGAGTTTGCACAG GCGGCATTTTCTGCAGTGCCCTCAGGGGTTACTAGGGAAGCATTttgagaagctcattcagtgtGATCCCCGTCTCAACTATTTGAGCCAGCAGGGCGAGATTGTGTTGGACTGTCCATGTTTCGAAACCAGTAACGGAATTGAAGACCAAGTTGAACCTAGTTGTCTCGACAGAAAGAGCGACATGCAAGCCGGTTTTTTTGGGTTGCGGGATGTTGAATCAGGGTCTGCAGCGCAATCATCCTCCTCAAAAAGTGAACATAATCTTGGGAAAGCTTTTGAAAATGTTTCTCAAGAAATCACCTCACCTAGCTCAG TAAACACCCATGCAGTCAGAGATTTAGGAAATAGAGGAGCTGAAACTCTGAAGATTCTTAGCAATTTGGATCAGATCAAACTCTCTGGTCTTCACCCTTCAATGTCGATGAATGATCTGGTTAACCACATTGAAACCTGCATCTCGGAACAGATGGCATCCGGGAACCCTAACTTCGCTGTTGGCGATGGCCAGCTCAGCAGATCAATCTTGGAGGAATTCACACAGTGCTTGTTCAACGATAACACTCAACTTGCAGCAGCAGTCCCAGATGAACATTATGTGATGTCAAGGGTGAACTCACTCTGCTGTCTCCTGCAGAAAGATAACATTAACAATAACCCTTCAACAGTAACAACAGGCACAATGAGGAGAAATGGTAATAATGGTGTTGATGCAGATGCAAATGGAAAAATTGGTGGTGGTGAGagtaacaataacaataacaccAATCAATGCAAGAGTAAAGGGATTGATTTGGAACTTAATCAGCAAGATGGTGATGGTTCTGGCTGCAACAAGCAGCAAGGAAGTAGTGGCTTAGCAAGAAAGGAATCAGTTGGTGATTTGCTGCTTAATCTTCCAAGGATTGCATCTTTGCCACAGTTTCTGTTTCCCATGCCTGAGGATTCTGTGAATCAAGTTAGATAG